One region of Carassius gibelio isolate Cgi1373 ecotype wild population from Czech Republic chromosome A1, carGib1.2-hapl.c, whole genome shotgun sequence genomic DNA includes:
- the LOC127941525 gene encoding protein NLRC3-like: MLSEAESGQIPKTLTQMYTHFLILQTNIKHEKDYEKNVTDEDMILKLGKVAFQQLLKGNVIFYEEDLRECDIAVTEALVYSGLCSQIFREDIGLYQGKVFCFVHLSVEEHLAALYMHLSCINNNTNVFDPSTKQKPLSKVLNLFKNNSLSELHERAMEEAV; the protein is encoded by the coding sequence ATGTTGAGTGAAGCAGAGAGTGGACAGATTCCCAAGACTCTCactcaaatgtacacacacttcctgatccTTCAGACCAACATCAAACACGAGAAGGACTATGAGAAAAATGTGACGGATGAAGACATGATCCTCAAACTGGGGAAAGTGGCTTTTCAGCAACTTCTGAAAGGCAATGTGATCTTCTATGAGGAAGACCTGAGAGAGTGTGACATTGCTGTAACAGAAGCATTAGTTTACTCCGGATTGTGCtctcagatcttcagagaggatATTGGCTTGTATCAAGGGAAAGTcttctgctttgttcatctgagcgTTGAGGAACATCTGGCTGCTCTATACATGCACCTTTCCTGtataaacaacaacacaaatgTGTTTGATCCAAGCACCAAACAAAAACCACTATCTAAAGTTTTGAATTTGTTTAAGAATAATTCATTATCTGAGTTGCACGAGAGAGCTATGGAGGAGGCCGTGTAG
- the LOC127961884 gene encoding glyoxylate reductase/hydroxypyruvate reductase — protein MLVMWCTRTALGRLQRIAPCTVTGSNRAMSTLPKVYVTRKVPPDGLDILRKSGQVQFEMWDSDDPVPRVELLKKVKGCEGILCVLTEKIDTQLLNAAGPNLKVVSTMSVGFDHLSLDELKKRGIRVGYTPDVLTDSVAELTVALLLATSRRLIEATHEAKTGGWGTWRTLWLCGHELADSTVGILGLGRIGVAIAERLKPFKVKKFIYTDVAPRPELANMIEAEYVSLDELAKQSDFLAICCALTPETYGICDWNLFSKMKKNAIFINTSRGGVVNQEDLYEALSTGLIAGAGLDVTNPEPLPTHHPLFTLKNCVILPHIASASYTTRNSMSALAANNLLAGLRGEPMPKELKL, from the exons ATGCTCGTAATGTGGTGCACAAGAACAGCGCTCGGGAGACTGCAGAGAATCGCCCCGTGTACCGTCACCGGATCTAATCGCGCGATGTCCACGTTACCGAAAGTGTATGTGACGCGCAAGGTGCCTCCGGACGGACTGGACATTCTCCGCAAATCCGGACA GGTGCAGTTTGAGATGTGGGACTCTGATGACCCTGTGCCCCGAGTGGAGCTGCTGAAAAAGGTCAAAGGTTGCGAAGGAATACTGTGTGTGCTCACAGAGAAGATTGACACACAGCTATTGAATGCTGCAG GTCCAAATCTAAAAGTCGTCAGCACTATGTCAGTGGGCTTTGATCATCTTTCTCTGGATGAGCTCAAGAAACG GGGAATCCGTGTAGGATATACTCCGGATGTTCTGACTGATTCCGTTGCTGAATTGACAGTTGCCCTGCTGCTCGCTACGTCCAGAAGACTCATTGAGGCCACACATGAGGCTAAAAC AGGTGGCTGGGGAACATGGAGAACTTTATGGCTGTGTGGTCACGAACTAGCAGACAGCACAGTTGGCATCTTGGGTCTGGGGAGGATTG GTGTGGCTATTGCTGAGCGTCTCAAGCCGTTTAAGGTGAAAAAGTTCATCTACACAGATGTGGCGCCGAGACCTGAGCTCGCAAATATGATAGAGGCCGAATATG tctcTTTAGATGAGTTGGCCAAACAGTCTGATTTCCTGGCCATATGCTGTGCTCTGACTCCAGAGACTTATGGCATTTGCGATTGGAATCTCTTCTCCAAGATGAAGAAAAACGCCATCTTCATCAACACAAGCAG AGGAGGTGTGGTTAATCAGGAGGACCTGTATGAAGCCCTGTCCACCGGTCTGATCGCTGGAGCCGGGCTGGACGTCACCAACCCTGAACCGCTGCCCACACACCATCCTCTTTTCACACTCAAAAACTGCG TGATTCTTCCCCACATTGCCAGTGCTTCCTACACGACACGGAACTCCATGTCTGCTCTTGCTGCCAACAACCTGCTGGCTGGACTCAGAGGAGAACCCATGCCTAAAGAACTCAAGCTGTAG